DNA from Ptychodera flava strain L36383 chromosome 15, AS_Pfla_20210202, whole genome shotgun sequence:
AACGTTACAGTTATCCTTTAAGAAATAGACCACACTATAAAGATGTTGATTTGAGTCTATTCGAAGTTGAAACACAGACATTTATCCATTTCGCCTCCAATTTCCTGTAAATCAGATTCAAAATCACTATATAACAATGGATTTAGGTTAAACCATGGCGGTGGAAGGCTTGTCAGAGTGCTATTAGGACACTGCACACGGCACAATCTTtatcttttttcatttcttaAAGTGTAATGAAGTAAGTATGTCTAATTATAACCTCTTCCAATCTTCTCAGGCTAAGTAGTCCAAGGTCGCATGTTTTCACTAACGAGCGCTCGCCTCACTCAGTCTTTGCTTATTCTCAATTGAAGCAAATCAAACGTTACAAGGATATGCATAACTTGTTTGTTGAAGCGTCTATCATGCATAACTTGTTTATTAAAGCGTCTATCATGCAAAATTGAGTTTACTTTAGAGCTTTTATCGTCTTTGAAAAGATATAAAGAAAACAGTGGAAGTATGCTAGGCATCGTCTGGAGATAAAATATGTACAACAAGAACAGTAGCCGTGATATGTTGATAAGAAAGACATTATACACATTCTGTTAAGGGGCTTCATCACGTCAATCAGGGCGACACGCTAACAGTTGCCAACGTTCTTAATGTCCATCAGCACTGCACAACTTCATgcagttttatagttttttagtagtttcataattatattttttaacatttatctggttttcctgtttttttgtcTCAGACAATCGGAATTTGAGATACGACTCGCAGTATGATTTTTTCAGTGATTCATCATTCTTCGTATGCTATCTTTGATACTAAGTGAATAATTGAAGTCATAGGTCTTGTCTGAAGTAAGATATCGTGCCAGTTATTGTGCTTGTTACGCAATGGGGCTTTGCGCAGAGGCTGATTGGACCGAGCGACAAAATATTTGTCTACTCAATTATGACCGCTAGAAAAGGCCAATGCCTgtaaattttgattaattttgataatttctaaTGCTGAGAACAAGTTTAAATGCTTCTTTCACCTGGCgaattatttttcaatataatGGTTTTCTATTAGTCTTGGCAGTACAACCCAATGTGTACGATATAATGTGTTATCACTGGTAAATGAGCCCGGACTAAAATTCGGATACTAACAACAACGATACACACACACTGTTTGCAACGTTTTGCGTCATGACATGTTTTTAAGAGTGTAAGAAAAGGAAGACTATATCAAACGTTACAACTAACAGTCTAGCAAGTGAGTCAGACACGGTTACGCAGCTTGTTTCtcgttagggaccgttcagtttttacggccggggggggcggcaaaatcttgtcgccggtgttcaaaaaaatatagacccccctgcatttttcgcgaaaaaatgatgacccccccccctttgtcagacgaaaaatttgatgacaccccccgccccccgctgaaaaaataaccaaaacccatatgtcaaatttacccgcacggtttggatttgaactccggtacgcggcgcactttattcgtgtagcagagatgccagtgcacaaacttctcagccacatccatgcaaacgtctgttaattaggacgactgtaaggcaatttttaacttcatttccatagacataaaacttatgtccatggacattgtataaagtaacctttattggagtggttcgccaaaggcagccctccggttaagagggtcatgggccattatgtaaagtcaactttattctagtgggccaccaaaggtggcccgctggtaaaaagagggtcgatcatggccattgcatgaagtaaactttactgaacagggccgctgaaggcgtccggccgttaagatggtcatggggtattacaataaagtcaatttattgcaGTGGGCCGCCGTAGGCGGCCCgtcggtaaagagggtcgatcatggccattgcatgaagtaaacctaattggagtggtcCGCcgaaggcgtctgcccgttaagagggtcatgggtaatacataaagtatatttattgtagtgggccgccttcggcggcccgccggtaaagtgAGTCGATCATAGCCATGGCATAAAAGTGAACtgtattgtaggtattatgtttttgaaaatgtggtgaccccccctttcctaccagtgaaaaagtgatgaccccccttctcggattccaaaattatgatgacccacccctggattttgccggggccccccccggccgtaaaaagtgaacggtcccttagttcAGTTTGATACTGGTAGAATGCAAGTAAAGCATTACATGTTGGTTTGGTGTTAATGTGTTGAGGTGGAGAACCACATAATTGTTTGTACAACCATGACATTATGCACTGAATAGTCAATATTTCTATACATCATGTTATGATATTACGTCATTCGAAGACAATGCGTATTGCCGTAAAATTGACAGCAGAGTAAACGCAAGAAATACAAAAACGCTGGAAAGACGCGGGTTCACATTCTGTAGAGGACAGTAGATACAAAAGCTGATATTTCGAACTTGAGCAGATTTCTCGTTCTGTAAATAAAACCATAAACTCAAGATATGTACCAACACTTTCATCACTACCAACACACAAGTTTTGCGATCCTGTGGTACATCGAACAAGTGGTAAGGGCAAGCCGCTGCGTCGACTTCTCGCGCCTAAACGGGTTGGAGAATCCCCGGTACTTAACTTCGAGATTATTTGAATaccaagattggaactaatttgggatgtctgtttgatatgcaaatacaaACTAACAATCATTTCTtgttttatgattaatttgtaatattgcaacattaatctacagggcacctaacactttttagaaatttggaaaatatgaagatccaatctgagttcaaatcgtgttgaaTTATAGAAAAAGTGTCGCCACAAAAAATAGGGCGCCCTCTGTAGATTAGGCTGGTGACCTGACTCAATCTGTGGCTATGACAATGTGATTAAAATCCGATCTAGTGATAGGTCGGTCTTTAACGCTATCTTATTACAGTCTTTTTTGCAGCCCTCCCCTCACTACGGGAGAACCAGAGAAAAAAACTTTAATACGATAGCGTAAAATACCGACCTATCACAACATCGGATTTTAACCAGATTGCAGCTATGAGTACGAGTGTGATCTCGGCTGAGTTGACAAGGACAGAGAAGACCCCTATTAAATCAGACCCTTGATACATGGCACGACCCAAATAAACTCCTCTCAAAACTTGAAGTTAATTTCCCGACACAAATGCCAGTCAAACCAACGCGGTATTACATTCTAATCTGGTGAATTTAAGACAAGTTCTCTTTTCCACGAAAACGATGGAAAATCCATTCAGCTGACCACACAACAATACTGATAAGTCGTCGgaaaatgttagaaatattcTGTCGCTCTTAATTTGTTAAGTTGCACCTTGCGGACACACCATAGAAGAGACACGGGTTATTTGGAGGGGGACAAATATACATaataacaaagcaaatgtattCATCAATTCCTCATTACATCTTCACCGGATTTCACAGGTAGGTTATCTCCCTCCGACAGTCTTTGAGGGAGGTCTAAACACCTTGACAATACACCCTACTTGCCTTTGTAAAGTCGTGCATCCATTACCATTAAAATACACCTCTCTACATACATctatatacacatgtacatagatacacacatacatggatacatacatacatacatacatacatacatacatacatacatacatacatacatacatacacattactCGGGTCAATGTTGATGCTAAACAAGGGCGCGGGCGTTTGAATAATGGGCAAACTTTGGGTTTAGAATAAATTAAATGGCGTGTGGGGGTATCGAAATAGCAGCATAAATTATTGACGTGATAATTGGGGGAAAAGCCACTGTTGAGCATTCTGCAATAGATTTACCAAGGTTGTCTTTCGTCGTCTGTTTCACTTCCACTGCCCTAGCCGAGTACATATGACCTACTCCACCGTTTACAATGCTCGGTCCCGGACTTTAAATTTACGTCTGACAACTTTGAAACCTACCTTTACCTTCTAAGGTGCGCAAAATACGGTAAAGGCAACTTTTAAACGTaagatacatgtattgatataaatCGAATTGCAAACTCCCTCGTCTGGTGGGTATACATTCTAATTGGGTAGAAATCGCTCATTGAAGCATTCGCCTTTTGGCTCAAGATTTTTACCGTGCATTGTACCCGAATCTCGTGTATATCTGCCTGCAGGGGTCGTTAATGCGTATTTTGACTACTTTCCCTGCAACAGTGTAAGTACCCGAATCTACATTCAAGGCACGCCTTGGCCGTTTTACGGGTCCTATTAGGGTCAAAGGTCGACAATCACTTCAGATAAACTGTTTACCTTATTGGTTAACGTGACAATAGCGACTTGCATCTCTTTGAAATGTCATATCCAGTCTCATAATAGGACTTGTCAATAGGAAACCTACTTTTTTAGAGACTAGACTAGACAGGAATAAAGTTACTGAATTGAGGGCAAGCGTCGGAAATTGGCGATATTTGTACATTAGGTGGACTTCTGATAAAATGAACGGAAGGCCACTGGACACGCGTGGGTCGTTATACAGTTCAATGCGAAGAATAGCCTCATTTTAAGGACTATGCATAGCGGTAAAGAGACACTGTAAGTGTTATCCGGTGTCCAGTATTGCTCGATCAAGTCATGGACTGTTTTAAAAAGCACTTTGGAATATCGATAACGACGTTGATGTAAAATGCGTCTGTGCGGTTACATAAAGCAGTAATGTAGGCTTAAAGGACGCTCTTTAAACTCGAAACTTCAGACTTGCCCGAGGTCTTTCTGACCCGTCGACTTCAAGctgaataaaaaataacaggGATCGTAACGAGTTAATTCAATGTCCTTCAAGCCAGAAGTCCAGAAGCTAAGCATATTGAAATTCTTGCCACAAGCAAGCATGCATGTCTCGAGGATTTCATGTAGAGGTCACCCTTAGCTGGTAGGTCGCCTAAAAGTTCTTCAATACGTGAGACAAAAAATTCACTCTCCACTTTTAATACCGGCATGTAAAGGCGCTAACAAAGAACAAAGCTTTCGAATTCCGAAAAAAAAATGCCTGACCAAAGCCTCCATAAAGATTGCGCAATTGTGACTTGCCAAAAGTCATCGATGGCGTCTAATTACCTCGATTGTTCTTCAGTTGACAGAGTCGTTTCAATAGCGGTGATTCTGTTAGCTAAACATGGTGACAGAATATTCTGTACGTGCAATTACTGGTGAAAGTGATCGGCTTAAACCTTGGCATGAATATAAATAGATTACATTTCTTTCTAACATCCAAGTTTGCTCCGATCGATTTACGAACAAGTCCATTTCAAATTGTCCTATGAGTATGTGAACTTGGCATTTTTGAAAGGAATCCACTGTACTGCCGAATCCCTTGGGGTTGAAAGGTCGGCTGAATGTTTGAAAGTGACATTCCTTGGTTTTGCTTTTACAATGACCATGCACAGTCTTTTGAGCGGGTCACTCTAGATCGAAAACGGTGAGGACATTTGGGCGCGGTTTCTAATCCAATGGTTTAATTCTTTCGTCGGACGACAGAAAAAGATTTGACATTGACACTCAAAAGTGTAAAATGTCtcgaatatattaaaatgtttgaaaatagaGTTTGTCCAATTCAAGGCTTCTCCTCCCCTtccaatttaatgaaatttcactgATAAGGATATGACGATTTGCTTCCGACACTCGACTAAAACTTGAGCAGTGTGAGTGTCGGAGGAATGAGTGTGCGACTATCGAAAAGACGACGAATCTAATGATACAAGGATGATTTACGACACTGAATGGCTGATAAAGAGTGTGCAGTCCCTGTAAGACACGGTTCAGTACCATCCACTATTGAGCTGTCAGTAACCCTAAAACACATTCCTGCccgtttgaaaacaaaatgtgacCTTTTAATTTCGCAAACTGTTGTACAAGGTATCACGGTTTATTGCCGTTGCTGAAAGTAGACCACGTCACTGTTTAgtttgtacatttgtacatcgattataacctctaaatacactttcaaattgtCAAAGAACAAACAACTTCGAAACTTGCTCAACACTTAATTTAAGTGTCATTCAAAAAGTTATCATAAACGAAAACGTCTgtactaccaccaccaccatcatcatgtTAATGAAAACTTAATTTCCTAACCAATTAAATGTCACTGTATTGAATGTCACCGCAATGGATATTATCATTCTGAAGCCACAGACATATCTGTGCATATTTCAGAGGGGTGATTACAACGGCTACGTTGTAATCGGTGGCGTATCCATGCTTTCCCTCGTCGATCCATCTATGTCCGTTAAAGACTCCGATAACTTTTCTCGCCCATTGGTGCTCTTTGTTGTCCCACAGTCTGATGTAGACGCCGGCGCCGACGCTTGCTTCCTCGGCGTCGCAGTGATGGTACATCTCATCGTCGTTGTTGTCGAGGATCGGACAATATCGATACATCAGCTCCGAAGTCTCGGGGTTGTCATAAGAAGCAAAGTGAACACGTCGATCTGGGTGGAGAGAAGTAGAAGCCGCTACACCAAAATCCATGCTATCACCATCATAGTCTTCCTTTAATTTGAGAACGGCGTAATTATGTTCGATGTTCAATTTACTTGCTCCGTATTTCTTCCAACCCTGGGGAATAAAAACCTCTGATACCTTGATCCATTTGAATTCTTGGGCATCTTCAGCATCTTCGAATCGCAAATCCGACGCTACAACCTTGCGTATTCCGACGCGCAACTTCTTCACGGCCCTTACGTACGCCTTCCCATTATGGACACACTGCGCTGCGGTCAAGACGTGTCGCTTTCCGATGAGCGTCCCGCTGCATCCGGTGGAGAGCTTCACGACAACGCTAAACGGTGGTTCCCCTAGGTACTCGCTATCGGATACCTCAAATCTGGTGTCGTAGCCAAAAATCTGTCGCTTCTTTCTTGTTTTCCGGTCGCTGCGATTGCTACGTTCCATATCTCCGCCGCGCCGTTCAATTTTCTCGACGTCGACAACGGTCAACTCCACTTGCCCATTTGCGTGCATAGTTTCGAAGGAGTACAACTCGTACAGGCGGTTGCTGTCTACAATCTTGTTCATCTCGTCGGTCAAGCATTCGAGATCGCAGTTGCTCTCGGTGATTCGTGGTAAATCGTCCGACACATCCGCTAACCCAAGTTGGACGACTTCTCGAACCTTAAGCTTTGGTACGGCAATCTTGGTAGGCCAAGCATCCTCGTCGCTGACGGTCAACTCAGCACGGATTTCTTGCAGAACGATTGCTGCAAAAATCCCGAAGGCTAGCATAAATTTACCAGTGATAACCATCTCGAATCCTTTTGGACCCTACCTGTTGCTGTAGGACGTCAACACCGGAGCTCTTGGTTTCCCAACAGACTCTCCAGGAGTTGCTACCGTTTGTTAAAGAACCTGCCCTTCGGAATGAGCTGAGTGCCGCTTGGGAGAGCCCGTAACATTGAAACATAATATCAGCAGTACAAGACAATGAACGCCTTGTGACCAATGTGCATTCATGTGTGTACCGAATGTTAACTATCCACCATCAGACAAGCATTTCCGTTGGCCGCTCCTTGGGTTTCTATCGTCTTGCCGAACATTTTAAGACTGATACCGCCCTCATCGGTTGAGCTGGGCACAATTTCTATGTTCAGTTCAACCAAGTTATTTTCACCACAATGTGCATTTCAACCAACCATAAAGACATGTCAACATATCAAATAAAGATAACGACATGAAGAAATTCATTAGTTCGAAAGCGTTTCACATTATCGGGtttgaaatttttgacatttcGACAGAAAAGTGGTAATCATGTTTCGTTCTCTCTTTGATTTTTcaggaaaatgaaaaatgcaCAATATGATAGTCTGAggaaaatttttggaaaaaaaaaacatagacTTGGAGCTACAGAAAGACATAGACTTGGAGCTACAGAAAGACCTATGCTCATCAGCTATACAATTTATGTCTAGAAGAAGTGAAGCGTTGGCAGACAATTTAATGATTAGTATTTAAAAACTGACATGGTTTTCAGTCTGGCACAGTCAGCATCCATTTTAAAGTGCGAGTAACAACACAGCCCCTAGTTATGAAACTTTTAATGCAGAAATCAACTGGCAATCGCAACACTTGATTCGACCGAAAGTTATTAACAGGTAAAAGTGACCGGAAAGTTTGAAGGAGAATGTCGGGTCAGTGCGAGACATTGTTTGAACTAAGTGTTTTTTACGTGACAGCCCCTACTGAAAAAACCCTGTCACACTCTACCATACACTCAACATCAAATATCGATTTCATCCTCAAACCAATGTACATAGCCTTACAGAAGAAGGATGCTTTCCAATTCACTACGGTATCAAACACTAAGGAAGGTCTACCTAGTAGTTTTGGACATAAATGGGAAATGGGAAAGGTTTCTACCACCGTGGAATGGGATATCTCCATGGACTGCAACGGTTGTCGACGTGTACATCAATGTGAATTAACAACAATCGCCTCTTGCTGTCATAGTTGAGATGTTATGTGCACTGTACTTTACTATACCAGCTGATATTGTAAATCACCATGGTAACTTGTATCAGGGAATAATATATTTTGAAGCATTCAATAAAGCCATAAACACATGCAATCTGATTAGAATCGGATgcagagtacggcgacgtctgtacctgcgcggtattctcttgctgtcgcctctcactaatAGTTTTAATCACATTGAACTACCTGTTCATATTGGCAATATAAACACAATtatgattttattgaaaactTCTGGTGCCTTACGTATTCTCAACTTTCTATTTCAGTTATAGCCTGCCTATACTCACCGTGCTTCCTCCAAATTTGTGACATCATTTGTGTTTACTTAAATTATATTAATTAATGCttcaaaagtttatgaaatCATTTaccttaaagcgcagtggtcgtcgcgctgcgcatcctcctgagggggtccccctctgttgtaaacaaatccaagaacgccgcacatgttacgggttgattgtaatgtttgcgatattgccgcttgttaaaatggcggctgatctgtcacaagtataccaactaaccaaatgtaacacgcaataaaaggtcaattaatctaagttaaatatctgctgaatattgaacaataattgcacgctggattgagatcacatttgctcatgattttcttgaatcagttgaatggggctcggctactgttatcgctcgagccatagagctagacgtacgcatgtacgcatgtatacgccaacagactatcaacgaccgggctctagttttcgacatcgctagcaaggacgagagctttcatttcaagaggcccgacaggagtacaaagacaacaacccaaactacagaaatctacagctcgcagagcaatgcccgctgcagcaagaagcatctctgcatctgttccgttccgtggtctgtatgaacgtccgtgtcaaaccgggtatatggcacgctacactcggctgtggagaatccaactcaactacaaagtttaccccgttttgggatgcaaacgagaattccgagtacaggcatcaagtcaagcgaaggacctttcataggtcttcttgttatgtgggggttatctcacttgaaagaggattcagacctacccggcaatcagcaggtacaacaacgaagtttgcccatcaccggtaggcctacaccagctagcggttggatcactgccatgaccgtgcacaggaccggggcacaggatctctcgatacgtctatgcacggtgtagccgtgcaattttc
Protein-coding regions in this window:
- the LOC139150808 gene encoding serine protease 23-like; this encodes MVITGKFMLAFGIFAAIVLQEIRAELTVSDEDAWPTKIAVPKLKVREVVQLGLADVSDDLPRITESNCDLECLTDEMNKIVDSNRLYELYSFETMHANGQVELTVVDVEKIERRGGDMERSNRSDRKTRKKRQIFGYDTRFEVSDSEYLGEPPFSVVVKLSTGCSGTLIGKRHVLTAAQCVHNGKAYVRAVKKLRVGIRKVVASDLRFEDAEDAQEFKWIKVSEVFIPQGWKKYGASKLNIEHNYAVLKLKEDYDGDSMDFGVAASTSLHPDRRVHFASYDNPETSELMYRYCPILDNNDDEMYHHCDAEEASVGAGVYIRLWDNKEHQWARKVIGVFNGHRWIDEGKHGYATDYNVAVVITPLKYAQICLWLQNDNIHCGDIQYSDI